TTAAGGCTGCTGTAGGCAACGTATCTAAGCTAACAGCTCTTTCTCGTGGTCGTAACCTATTCGGTTATGCTCCATACCCAGATGAAATTATCGACGGATTTAGCCGTAACGCTATCGAGTCTGGTCTTGGCATCATGCGTATTTTTGATGCTCTTAACGACGTAAACAACGTAAAGTCTACCATTAAGTACGTTAAGAAGTACGGCGGTATTGCAGACTGCGCAGTTTGCTACACCATCGATCCACACGAGCTAAAGACTCCAGTGTTTACCGATGAGTACTTCCTAGGTAAGGCTAAGGAAATGGCTGCTCTTGGTGCTGATATGATCACCATTAAGGACATGAGCGGTCTTATTCCACCATCACGTATTGCAGCGCTTATCACGCTATTCAAGCAGCACATCAACGTACCTATCGATTTCCATACCCACTGTACTCCTGGCTACGGCTTAGGCGCAGTTCTTTCGGCTATCGTAAACGGTGTTGATATTGTTGATACCAACATCTGGAACTTTGCAGGTGGTCCTGCTGCTCCAGCTATCGAACTTATCTACATCTTCTGCCAAAAGCTAGGCATTGAGCTAGACATCAACATGCACGCAGTTGCTATGATCAACTCTGAGCTTGTTGACATCCGTAAGGAGCTTGCTGATGTTGATGCAGTGAAGATGTTCCCAAAACCATTCAACCCGCTAACAGACGCTCTACCTGCTGAAATCGAGGCACAATTCGACAAGGCAATCGAGGCTGCTAAGGCAGGTAACGAAGAGGCTCTTCTAGCTGCTTGTCACGCTATCGAGAACCACTTCGGATTCCCAGCACCAGACGAGCTAGTTAAGAAGGCAGAAATCCCTGGAGGTATGTACACCAACATGGTAGCTCAGCTTAAGGCGCTTAAGTCAGAGCACATCCTTCCAAAGGCTATGGAGCTAATCCCACAAGTACGTTTGGATTCTGGTTTACCTCCATTGGTAACTCCAACCAGCCAAATCGTAGGAGCACAAGCTGTAAACTGCGCGCTTGACATCATGAACGGTAAGGAAATGTACAGCAACGTTTCTAACCAGTTTAAGGGTATGGTTAAGGGTGAGTACGGTAAGACTCCAATTCCAGTAGATCCAGAATTCCGTTTCAAGATTTGCGGTACTCGCGAAGAAACTGACTACGATGTATCGAAGCACCAAATGCAACCAAACCCAGAAATTCCTGGTCTTGGTGTGAAGCTAGCTGAGAACGAGAAGGAAGTTCTTCTTCTTGAACTTTTCCCACTAGTTGCTAAGGATTACCTAACCTTCGCTAAGAAGGAGCAGTACAAGAATGCACCTAAGGCAGAAAAGGTAGAAGCTGCTGCTGCTACTGCTGTTGCTAAGTCGGCTGTAAAGGGTCAAGACGTAGCAGTTGCTATGCCTGGTAAGGTACTTCAAATTCTAGTTAAGCCAGGTGAGCCAGTTAAGGCTGGACAAACCGTGCTTATCCTAGAAGCAATGAAGATGGAAAACAGCATCACCTGCCCATTCGATGGCTTTATCAACAACATTTTTGTTGCTGAAGGCGATACTATTCCTGCAGATTCTGCAATTCTAGACGTAGTTAAGGAAGCTCCTGCTGTTGTAGCTGGTGCACCTGCTGCTGCTGGCGCTGCTCCTGTATCTAACAAGGCAGGTAAGCCAATCGAATCTCCAATGCCAGGAAAGATTCTTCAAATCCTAGTTAAGCCAGGAGAAACCATCAAGAGCGGACAAACTATCGTAGTTCTTGAGGCTATGAAGATGGAAAACAGCATTCCTGCTACCTTCGACGGTATTGTAAACAATATCTTCGTAGAAGAAGGACAAACTGTTCCTGCTGATGCTAAGCTTATCGATGTAATCTAATTCGAAATAGCATAAACGTAAGGCCAACCCGAATGGGTTGGCCTTTTTTGTTGGGTGGTATGGAGGTTGCGCTTTGCTAGAAAGGACGGCGGTCACAACGCAAAAAGGGCCATCCAATAAGGATAGCCCAAGGTAGTATTGTGCTGTAAAAGGTTACTCCTTTACTTGCTTTGCGGCACTTTTACCGGCAAGGTAGCCTGTTGAGAATGCTATCTGCAGGTTGTAACCTCCGGTAGGTCCATCAAGGTCGAGCAGCTCGCCGGCAACAAATAGGCCTTGTACCTTTTTTGATTGTAGCGTTTTGGCATCGATGTGCTTTAGCGATAGGCCGCCCATCGTTACGATAGCGCCATCAAATCCGGCCGTTTCGCCAACATTTAGGCGGGTGCTTTGTAGGGTGCGTGCAAGCTTGCTGATATCGGCATCGGTATAGTCGGCTACCTCCTTTTTAAGTCCTATTTTGTGGAAGGCGGCAAATGGCTTAACCAGCTTTCGGGGGAGTAATCCCATCATTAGGCTTTCGGCTGTTGTAAATTCACCCGAGCGAACGTCGCGCTTTATGCGATCAACCAGCTGCTCTGGGGTAAGCGCCGGTTTTAGGTTGATGGCTAAGGCCACGTTTTGTCCCTTGTGTAGCGCTTCTGAGGCTTTGCGGCTTAGGCGAATTACGGTTGATCCACCAATCCCGTTGTCTAAAAACTCCATTTCTCCAAATTCGGTACCTACAGCCGTTCCTTCTACTTCGAGAGAAACCTCGACGTTGCGAAGCTGTAGCGCCTGTAGCTTCGCAAATTCGAACTGCTTAACTTTTAGAGGGACTAGGGATGGGAGTGGGGTGATTATATGGTGGTTTAGCTTTTCGAGCATCCCATAACCGTCTCCTGTAGATCCTGTGCGGGGGTAGGATAGCCCACCCGTAGCCAAAATAACAGCCTTAACGGTTATAACGGCTTGGTTCCCGTTTTCGGTATCCCTAAATTCGATGGATTTAATTTTATTGTCGGTAACGCCAATTTTTGTAACCTCCTTAAAAATGTGCACGTCGGCACCAGCCTCGGAGGCTGCATCAAGAATGGCGGTTGCCACATCCCACGCTTTGCCGCTTTCGGGGAATACGCGGTTACCACGTTCGGTAACCGTGCGTACGCCGTACTTTTCGAGCAGCTCGATTATGTCGTTTGGCTGAAAGCTGCTAAATGCCCAGCGGAAAAAAGCAGGGTTGGTATTTATTTTTGATAGGAATTCGTCGTAGCGTTCGGCATTGGTTATGTTGCATCGCCCTTTTCCGCTGATGCGTACTTTGCGGGCCGTTTTTTCCATTTTTTCGAGCACAATAACTTTTGCTCCTTCGCGAGCAGCAGCCCAAGCTGCAATTAGTCCGGCGGCTCCGCCACCAACGATGGCTATGTCGTAGTCTTTCATAGTCTGGTATTATGTGCCAAAGATAGCTGCTATAAATGTAGAAAACGCACTACTTGCTGAAGTAGTGCGTTTTTATTAGCTAATTGGTTTGAGTTGCGGGTGGTGTATCCTCTACTGGCATTTCCTCTTCGTCTTCGCGTAGAAGTAGGGTGTCGGATAGGTTGATGAGAGGCTCTCGTAGGTAGGCTTTGGCCATTCCGTCGAGGCGTACGTTAGGAACGATCATGTCAAATTCTTCCTGAGAGATGATTCCCTTACGAAGCATTTTGCTGGCGATTAATCGGTAGTAGCCTGCCATGTTGTGGCGCAGCGAACCGCTATCGCTAAAGCTGTAGAAGAATTTCTTGGGTCGGGGAATAATGCTTGCCATAAATATGGCCTCCGAGGTGGTAAGTCGGCTGACATCCTTGTTGAAGTAGAATTCAGCAGCCTCGTTGGCTCCAAATACTCCGGGGCCCCATTCTATTATATTAAGGTATATTTCTAGCATACGCTGCTTAGAAACGAGGTGCTGCCTTTCTATTAGCCAGGTGATAAGCGCCTCCTCCAGCTTACGTGCTATGGTTTTATTTCGTGATAGGTATATGTTTTTTACCAGCTGCATGGTAATGGTGCTACCTCCTCTGGCAAATCTTCCGGCCTGAATGTTTCGAATTAGCGACGCGCGGAATGCGTCGATTAGGAAACCTCGGTGACCAAAGAAGTTGCCATCTTCGGAAAACATTACGGCGTATTGGAGTACAGGAGGAATTTGGTCTAACCTGCGAAAGTTGGGGTTGTCTTCTCCCACAGGGAATGTACGAGAAGGTACGCCGTTGTCGTAGAAGGTATACTGGAATGGCCCGTTGATGTAGGGGTAAACTACATCGCCATACTTTTTAATACTAAAGTTTTGAGATCGAAGCTCTGACTCGAAAACCAAGTCTTTTAGGTTGTTCCAGTCTGCCTCGAATTTTAGGTGGTAGGCCAGCTCTCCATTTACCTCTAGCCCCCTAACTGTAGAGAAGATACCTTCGGGAAGCGAGCTGAAAAGGTCTTGGGCAGGGAAGAAATCCTTGTTTAAGGATAGCGCTACAAAGCGATTTGGCTTTGAGCGGTACTTGGCGTATGGGCTAAAGGTTAGCTTGTTAAAGTTGATAACGGTTGCACTGTCTAACTCTACAAAATCTTTTCCAAAATTAACGACGTAGTTTAAGCTTCCTTTGTCTAGGTTAACCTCCTGCATCGCAATTTTTCTATGCTGTACTTTCAGCCCGTCAAACATGGCATTACCTTCGAGCTGGTACTTGCCGTGCGAATAGCCAGAGTTATCAATCCCAAAGGCTAACGTATCAAAAGAGACCTTTGCATTGAACTTGTAGCTAATAAAAGGTATGGTCGCTGATGGCGCGTTGGCTGCATATACCTTGACGTAGGCCTTATTTATCCAAGTATTAATGTCTCCAACAATTTTGTAGTTGGTGGTGGAGTCATTCTCGGTAACCAGCGTGTTTAAGTCGATAATACCGCTGCTGATATCAAACTTTGGAACGGTGGCGTATACCTTGTGCCCCCTAGTATTAATCAAAAAGTCGAACTTTTTAATGTGGATATCACTAGGAAGGATATCGAAGAACAGATCCATAAGTCTAGAAACACGACGTTCGTAGCTCGAACTAGACGTAGAGGAGGGCTCCTCCTTATTTACCGACTTGTAGAGGAACGTGTAGTTATTCCCTGTGCTATCTCTTAGTACGTTTATGTTGATGTTGTCGGCCTTTAGGTTGGTAATGCTAAGGCGGGCCATAAGCAACCTGAGCGGATTTATCTTAATGGATAGGTTGTCGATGTTGATAAGCGTATCGTTGTCAATAGGCTTAATTACAATCTCATCAAAGTTTAGGGTAAGTATCCCTGTAAAGTGGGGGTTGATGACCTTGACATCTGCATTATGTTTCTCGTTAAACGAGCGAACCTTGTTAGATACCATGTACTTCATTATGGGCGTGCGCAGTGCAAAAAGCACGATCCCTAAAACAACTAATCCGAGGCCAATCCAAAGTGCTATTTTCTTGATCTTTGGCCAAGGCAGATTCTTTAATTCCATTTGCTCCAATTTGTGCGGTAAAGCTATAATAAAAATGGGAAAGTTGTGAAATTTGCAGCGGTAATTCGCTTTCGTTTTATTTTAAGGGTTGCTGATAAACGATCTGATAATCAGCTGCTGTTTTTGATTTCAGCATTAAATAGGTGAAACGGCAGGTGTAATTAGCTTTTTTTCTTACTCTAAGTTGTACTGATAAAATTGGGACGCTGATATTTAGCGTTAAATTTGAACGATTTTAAAGGATATCTTCAAATTATGGCATATCTAGGAACAGATATAGAGTCGTTGAAAGTTGCGGCAGAAGCTATAAAGGCCGGAAAGCTAGTCTCTTTCCCCACTGAGACGGTATATGGCTTAGGGGCTGATGCTTTCAATGCAGGTGCAGTGGCTCGCATTTTTCAGGAAAAGGAGCGGCCTTCTTTTGATCCGCTAATTGTTCATATTTCGCATATTGATCAGCTATCACGATTGACTCGTAGCATAACGCCAGTTGTTCTACGATTAGCGGAGGCCTTTTGGCCAGGACCACTTACGCTAGTTTTGCCAAAACAGCCCGAGGTGCACGATATTGTAACATCAGGACTTGATACTGTTGCTATTCGTATGCCCAACCATCTGGTGGCTTTGCAGCTAATTACGCTCTCGGGTACAGCAATAGCAGCACCTAGCGCAAATAAATTTGGACAGCTTAGCCCCACACATCATAAGCATGTTACCAAGCAGCTTAAAGGCGTTGAATATGTCATTGAAGGTGGAAGCACTACGGTTGGCATAGAGTCGTCTGTAGTGTCGGTGGATGAAATGAAAATTCAAATACTTCGTCCGGGGGCTGTTACTGCTGCCGATATAAAGAAGGTTATTCCAGAAGTAGAGGTTGTCGATTTTACGAAACCTGTAGATAACCATTTGCCTTCGCCAGGGTTGCTGAATAGCCACTATAGCCCTAAAAAACCGCTATATATTTCAAATAACCTTGATCTTTTTGCAGGGAAAAAGTATGGCTATATCGCTTTTTCTGGAGATGGAGAGATGTCTGGGCCTGCAAAAGTTTTTGTGCTATCGGCAAAGGGCGATTTTGCAGAGGCTGCAACCAACCTTTTTAGAGCTCTTCACTACTTTGAAGAGGAGGAGGTTGACTTTATCGTGGCAGAGCCTATTGCCGAGCAAGGTATTGGAGTTGCCATTATGGATAGGCTTAAAAAGGC
This window of the Alistipes sp. ZOR0009 genome carries:
- a CDS encoding acetyl-CoA carboxylase biotin carboxyl carrier protein subunit → MLDVVKEAPAVVAGAPAAAGAAPVSNKAGKPIESPMPGKILQILVKPGETIKSGQTIVVLEAMKMENSIPATFDGIVNNIFVEEGQTVPADAKLIDVI
- a CDS encoding L-threonylcarbamoyladenylate synthase, whose translation is MAYLGTDIESLKVAAEAIKAGKLVSFPTETVYGLGADAFNAGAVARIFQEKERPSFDPLIVHISHIDQLSRLTRSITPVVLRLAEAFWPGPLTLVLPKQPEVHDIVTSGLDTVAIRMPNHLVALQLITLSGTAIAAPSANKFGQLSPTHHKHVTKQLKGVEYVIEGGSTTVGIESSVVSVDEMKIQILRPGAVTAADIKKVIPEVEVVDFTKPVDNHLPSPGLLNSHYSPKKPLYISNNLDLFAGKKYGYIAFSGDGEMSGPAKVFVLSAKGDFAEAATNLFRALHYFEEEEVDFIVAEPIAEQGIGVAIMDRLKKAAFQYLKD
- a CDS encoding NAD(P)/FAD-dependent oxidoreductase — its product is MKDYDIAIVGGGAAGLIAAWAAAREGAKVIVLEKMEKTARKVRISGKGRCNITNAERYDEFLSKINTNPAFFRWAFSSFQPNDIIELLEKYGVRTVTERGNRVFPESGKAWDVATAILDAASEAGADVHIFKEVTKIGVTDNKIKSIEFRDTENGNQAVITVKAVILATGGLSYPRTGSTGDGYGMLEKLNHHIITPLPSLVPLKVKQFEFAKLQALQLRNVEVSLEVEGTAVGTEFGEMEFLDNGIGGSTVIRLSRKASEALHKGQNVALAINLKPALTPEQLVDRIKRDVRSGEFTTAESLMMGLLPRKLVKPFAAFHKIGLKKEVADYTDADISKLARTLQSTRLNVGETAGFDGAIVTMGGLSLKHIDAKTLQSKKVQGLFVAGELLDLDGPTGGYNLQIAFSTGYLAGKSAAKQVKE
- a CDS encoding biosynthetic peptidoglycan transglycosylase; translation: MELKNLPWPKIKKIALWIGLGLVVLGIVLFALRTPIMKYMVSNKVRSFNEKHNADVKVINPHFTGILTLNFDEIVIKPIDNDTLINIDNLSIKINPLRLLMARLSITNLKADNININVLRDSTGNNYTFLYKSVNKEEPSSTSSSSYERRVSRLMDLFFDILPSDIHIKKFDFLINTRGHKVYATVPKFDISSGIIDLNTLVTENDSTTNYKIVGDINTWINKAYVKVYAANAPSATIPFISYKFNAKVSFDTLAFGIDNSGYSHGKYQLEGNAMFDGLKVQHRKIAMQEVNLDKGSLNYVVNFGKDFVELDSATVINFNKLTFSPYAKYRSKPNRFVALSLNKDFFPAQDLFSSLPEGIFSTVRGLEVNGELAYHLKFEADWNNLKDLVFESELRSQNFSIKKYGDVVYPYINGPFQYTFYDNGVPSRTFPVGEDNPNFRRLDQIPPVLQYAVMFSEDGNFFGHRGFLIDAFRASLIRNIQAGRFARGGSTITMQLVKNIYLSRNKTIARKLEEALITWLIERQHLVSKQRMLEIYLNIIEWGPGVFGANEAAEFYFNKDVSRLTTSEAIFMASIIPRPKKFFYSFSDSGSLRHNMAGYYRLIASKMLRKGIISQEEFDMIVPNVRLDGMAKAYLREPLINLSDTLLLREDEEEMPVEDTPPATQTN